CCGTGACCCGTGATGCGCAGAATGCTGACAAGCTGCGTCTGACAACGACGGAAACGGCTGAAACCTTGAAGGCTGCTCCGGAATTCAAGACGCTGGAAGAGCAAAAGGCTGATGCAGGCACCACTGCTTCGACGCCAGCCACAGTCACCAAGTAATAAAGTGATGGTTGGTCGCGCGTTATAACACCGACAGGCCAGCATCGGGAATTGACAAGGCGGGACCGCAAGGCCCCGCCTTTTTCATGGGATTTTCTCAGCTGTTATTTAGCAGGAACGTTTTCTGCCTCTACGGCACCAGCTGCCAAAGGCTGCCGATGGCCGGACACATCAGCACCGGCACTCTTATCCATAAAGATATAGGGAATGACGGCTGCCAGCGACAAAAAGGCCACGACGGCAAAGGCCACATGAAAATCGGCAAGATCCAGATGACCACCGGTTATCATTGTGCTGATCTCCAGAACGAAGGCCGCGCAGGCAACGCCGAGCGCCAGACTAATCTGTTGCAACACCGAGGCAATTGAGGTTGCCTGACTGGCCTCGTTATTGTCGATATTGGCATAGCCCAGCGCATTGGTGCCGGTGAAGAAAAACGAGCGGCAGAACCCGGCCAGCAGCAGGAAGAACATCAGCAGCGCATGCGGGGTCTGCGGCGTGAAAAACGCGTTGAGAAAGGTAGTCGCCGCACCACAGACGCCAGCCACGATCAACACACTGCGAAAACCGGCAGCGGCAAACACCCGGCGCGCCATGAATTTGGTGCTGATCGCCCCAATGGCGCCGACAAAGGTGGTCAGCCCGGATTCAAACGGTGTCATGCCGAAGCCGAGTTGCAGCATCAGCGGCATCAGAAAGGGAATGGCACCCGCCGAAATCCGAAACAGCGTCCCACCGATCTGGGCGGCGCGAAAGGCCGGTTTGCGAAACAGGGTGAGATCCAGAAGCGGTGCTGGATGGCGCCTGGCATGCCCTATATAAAGAACGCCGCACAACAGGCCGATAACAGTTGCGGCAATACCGACAATCGGCGGCAAGGCTGGCAGGCTCATGACCGACAGGCCGAAAACGACGCCCGCCGCCGACAGCGATGTCAGGGCAAATCCGGTCCAGTCGATCGGCGCAGTTTCGACCCGCTCGATTTCCGGCAGGAAAATTGTCGATAGGACAACGCCCAGCACGCTGATCGGCACATTGATCAGGAAAATCCAGTGCCAGGTGAAATAGGTGGTGATGAAGCCGCCAACCGGTGGTCCAGCCAGCGGACCGACAAGGGCAAAAATAGTCAGTAGCGCCATGGCGGACACCAGATCCTCGCGCTTGGTGGTGCGCAACAGAACCAGACGTCCGACCGGCGTCATCATCGCCCCGCCCATGCCCTGAAAAAACCTGGCAGCGACGAATTCCACCAGCGAACTGGACATGGCGCAGCAGACGGAGCCGACGATGAAAACCCCCATCGCCGCCCGGAAGATCTGCTTGGCCCCGAATTTATCCGCCATCCAGCCGCTGACCGGAATGAAAATGGCGAGCGCCACCATATAAGACGTCAGAGCCAGTTTCAGCGTGATCGGCCCGACGCCGAGATCGTTGGCAATGGCGGGCAGCGCGGTCGCAATCACCGTGGAGTCCATGTTTTCCATGAACAGGGCCACGGCCAGGATGAGCGGAACGATGCGATTCATGAAGAACACTCTTTAAAGATGGCAGCCATTGGAACTGAAGTTAATATCCCCTTGCGACATGATCGAAGATCAAATGTCACAAACAGACCACCAGGCGTACATATCAAGGCCCGACGAAAAGCCTCACCCGGCGCGTCCTTCTAGTCCCCTCATCCCATACCTGACAATCGTTATCGTCCCGATAAGCCCGCCGATCACGTACACGTTACGCATTTCCAATCATCGCTTACAAGCCGTCAACTTCGGAGCAATTCATTCTGTTTGCTGGATAATTTTTCCACGAAAATCTGGCGAGCCGGAGAAAACATCCCCCACGCCATTGAAACGGCCCAGACCCGCCGCTACCTGTTGGAGCTGTAAGCTCTGAAAATGGGGACGAGGAGGTTGTAATGGTTTCAATGAACAGGCGAACAATGATCGCAGGGGCTGCTTTGAGCGCCTTGTCGGCCCCGGCGCTGATAACGCGGGCAGCTTTCGCGCAAGCGGAGACATCGATGGATATCAATCATGCCATGCCCCCGGAGACCCACAGGTTCCAACTCGGCGGGTTTGAAGTCGTGGTCATCAAGGATGGCACACGGGTTTCCGACAAGCCGGGTGAGACCTTTGGCACCAATCAGAGCCCGGAAACGGTTTCGGCGCTGCTCGAAAAGAATTTCCTGCCGACTGATAAATTCGTCAACGGTTTTTCGCCGGTGCTGATCAATACCGGCTCTGATGTCATCCTGTTCGATACCGGCATGGGCGAACAGGGCCGTGCCAATGGCATGGGCAGGCTCAGTGAAGGCATGATGGCCGCAGGCTATTCGCCCGAAGATGTCACCATCGTCGTCCTCACCCATATGCATGGCGACCATATCGGCGGGCTGATGGAAAAGGGTAAACCGGCCTTTAGCAAGGCTCGCTATATCGCCGGGCAGCGCGAATATGATTTCTGGACCAACGCCGCCCGCGCAGGCACGCCAGCCGAAGGCGGACAGAAAGCAGTTCTGGCCAATGTGAAGCCGCTGGCTGAAAAAATCACCTTCCTCGGCGATCAAGGCGGCGATGTGGTCTCCGGCATTCGTGGCGAGGCGGCTTTCGGCCACTCTCCCGGCCATATGATTTTCCACGTCGAATCCAAGGGCAAGCGCCTGCTGCTGACCGCAGATACCGCCAACCATTTCGTGCTGTCGCTGCAACGTCCCGATTGGGAAGTGAAATTCGACATGGACAAGGCTCAGGCCGCCGCCACTCGCAAACGGGTGTTCGACATGGCAGCAACCGACAAGGTCGCCTTCCTGGGCTATCACATGCCCTTCCCCTCGGTCGGCTATGTCGAAACGCTCGATACCGGCTACCGATTCGTGCCGAAGAGCTACCAGTTCGATCTTTGATCGCTTGCGCCGCGCGCCCATTCGGGGCGCGGCGATATTTCCGTCACCGTTTGGCGGTGAAAAAATCCTTCAGGAGAGCGGCAGCCTCAGTCTCGCCGATCCCGGCATAGACATCCGGCGCATGATGGCAGGTGGGCTGGCTGTAAAAACGCGCACCATGGTCAACACCCCCGCCCTTTTCATCGGGCGCGCCGTAATAAAGACGGCGGATGCGGGCAAAGGATATCGCTGCCGCGCACATTGTACAGGGCTCCAGCGTCACATAGAGATCGGCGCCTGCTAGCCGCTCATCCTCCAGAATGGCGCAGGCACGGCGGATCGCCAGGATTTCCGCATGGGCCGTCACGTCCTGCAAGGCACGGGTTTCATTGCCAGCCCGGGCCAGAATGACGCCGTCCTTGACCAGCACAGCACCAATTGGCACCTCGCCGCGCGCGCCAGCCAGGCGGGCCTCTTCCAGGGCAACATCCATGAAACGGGTCGTCAGCGTCATGATGCATGAACTTTCCACTTAACCAAGCCTTCGCGAACTGATAGGACACAGCAAACGACAGGCAAGCAAAAAATGACCGATAAAGAAAAGTTCAAGCGGCCGGGCAGCAAGCCCGCTGGCCGCCCCTTCAAGACATCTGCCGACAAACCCGGCAAATCCGGCCCAAAAAGCTTTGGTGCCCAGAAAAAATTTGGCGAAAAGGCCGATGCGGCACCGCGCAAAAGCGCGACACCTGCTGCCAAGACAGGCAGCGAGGATACGCTGAAGCCGGAACGGATTTCCAAGCTGCTGGCGCGTGCCGGTATCGCTTCGCGCCGCGACGTGGAACGCATGATCATGGAAGGCCGCGTGGCCGTCAATGGCAAGGTGCTGGACAGCCCGGTGCTGAACGCCACGCTGGCCGACCGGATCGAAGTGGATGGCGAGCCCATTCGCGGCATCGAGCGCACACGGCTCTGGCTCTATCATAAGCCGTCCGGCCTGGTGACGACCAATTCCGACCCGGAAGGACGCCCGACCGTATTCGACAACCTGCCGGAGGAATTGCCGCGGGTGATGTCGATCGGACGGCTCGATATCAATACCGAAGGCCTGCTGTTGCTGACCAATGACGGCGGCTTGGCGCGGGTGCTGGAACTGCCAACCACCGGCTGGCTTCGCCGCTACCGCGTGCGCGCCT
This region of Agrobacterium vitis genomic DNA includes:
- a CDS encoding MBL fold metallo-hydrolase; translation: MNRRTMIAGAALSALSAPALITRAAFAQAETSMDINHAMPPETHRFQLGGFEVVVIKDGTRVSDKPGETFGTNQSPETVSALLEKNFLPTDKFVNGFSPVLINTGSDVILFDTGMGEQGRANGMGRLSEGMMAAGYSPEDVTIVVLTHMHGDHIGGLMEKGKPAFSKARYIAGQREYDFWTNAARAGTPAEGGQKAVLANVKPLAEKITFLGDQGGDVVSGIRGEAAFGHSPGHMIFHVESKGKRLLLTADTANHFVLSLQRPDWEVKFDMDKAQAAATRKRVFDMAATDKVAFLGYHMPFPSVGYVETLDTGYRFVPKSYQFDL
- a CDS encoding nucleoside deaminase translates to MTLTTRFMDVALEEARLAGARGEVPIGAVLVKDGVILARAGNETRALQDVTAHAEILAIRRACAILEDERLAGADLYVTLEPCTMCAAAISFARIRRLYYGAPDEKGGGVDHGARFYSQPTCHHAPDVYAGIGETEAAALLKDFFTAKR
- a CDS encoding MFS transporter, which translates into the protein MNRIVPLILAVALFMENMDSTVIATALPAIANDLGVGPITLKLALTSYMVALAIFIPVSGWMADKFGAKQIFRAAMGVFIVGSVCCAMSSSLVEFVAARFFQGMGGAMMTPVGRLVLLRTTKREDLVSAMALLTIFALVGPLAGPPVGGFITTYFTWHWIFLINVPISVLGVVLSTIFLPEIERVETAPIDWTGFALTSLSAAGVVFGLSVMSLPALPPIVGIAATVIGLLCGVLYIGHARRHPAPLLDLTLFRKPAFRAAQIGGTLFRISAGAIPFLMPLMLQLGFGMTPFESGLTTFVGAIGAISTKFMARRVFAAAGFRSVLIVAGVCGAATTFLNAFFTPQTPHALLMFFLLLAGFCRSFFFTGTNALGYANIDNNEASQATSIASVLQQISLALGVACAAFVLEISTMITGGHLDLADFHVAFAVVAFLSLAAVIPYIFMDKSAGADVSGHRQPLAAGAVEAENVPAK